Proteins encoded together in one Cyanobacteria bacterium GSL.Bin1 window:
- a CDS encoding bifunctional orotidine-5'-phosphate decarboxylase/orotate phosphoribosyltransferase translates to MNFVNKIEHAIAQNNTLLILGLDPNPEMIPQGQNPGNWLQFIIEKTQDKVCAYKPTLGFYQAMGSAGMELLENILPLIPSSIPVILDAKHGDLNTSTFLAETVFEKWGIDAITINPISGQDQAAPFLLHPDKTIFVTCRTSNPTASIIQDYPNATSPLYLELVKEAQKWGTSEQVGLEIGTNDVNILRSVRENAPERLILARSLWTSTEIAPLIAAGLNDTGSGLLIPIPQDFLQQETLEESILDLNQKINNVRQDVTETDRFCQIWTSDVCLLTDHPHQDLILQLYDLDCILFGDYIQASGEKFPYYIDLRKIISQPQIFQQVLNAYSEILETLTFDRIAGIPYGALPTATGLSLRLHHPMIYPRKEVKAHGTRRVIEGHFEPGETVVVIDDILISGKSAIEGAEKIESQGLNVEDIVVFIDHEKGVKDRLKAKGYRAHSVLKISEINQTLYEAGRISQQQYQLLIYE, encoded by the coding sequence GAACACGCGATCGCGCAAAACAATACATTGCTAATCTTGGGGCTTGATCCGAACCCAGAAATGATTCCTCAAGGACAAAATCCCGGGAATTGGTTACAATTTATTATTGAAAAAACACAGGATAAAGTTTGTGCTTATAAGCCAACGTTAGGTTTTTACCAAGCAATGGGGTCAGCCGGAATGGAACTGCTAGAAAATATTTTACCATTAATTCCCTCTTCAATTCCAGTCATTCTCGATGCCAAACATGGCGATTTAAATACCAGCACGTTTCTTGCAGAAACTGTTTTTGAAAAATGGGGAATTGATGCCATTACAATTAATCCCATTTCTGGGCAAGATCAAGCTGCACCTTTTCTCTTACATCCTGATAAAACGATTTTCGTTACCTGTCGTACCTCTAACCCCACTGCTTCTATTATCCAAGATTATCCCAATGCAACTTCTCCGCTTTATTTAGAATTAGTAAAGGAAGCACAAAAGTGGGGAACATCCGAACAAGTTGGTTTAGAAATTGGCACCAATGATGTTAATATTCTGAGATCGGTGCGTGAAAATGCCCCAGAACGACTGATTTTAGCCCGTAGCCTTTGGACATCTACAGAAATTGCTCCTCTGATTGCAGCTGGTCTTAACGATACTGGGAGTGGATTATTAATTCCGATTCCACAAGACTTTTTACAGCAAGAAACCTTAGAAGAATCAATTTTGGATCTCAATCAAAAGATTAATAATGTTCGTCAAGATGTGACGGAAACGGATCGATTTTGTCAGATTTGGACAAGCGATGTTTGTTTACTAACTGACCATCCTCATCAAGATTTAATTTTACAACTCTATGACCTCGACTGCATTTTATTCGGGGATTACATCCAAGCTTCAGGAGAAAAATTTCCCTATTATATTGACCTGAGAAAAATTATTTCCCAACCGCAGATTTTCCAACAAGTTTTAAATGCTTATTCCGAAATTCTAGAGACGTTAACGTTTGATCGCATTGCGGGAATTCCTTATGGGGCGCTTCCCACTGCTACCGGGTTATCACTACGGCTCCATCATCCCATGATTTATCCCCGTAAAGAAGTGAAAGCCCACGGAACCCGACGAGTGATTGAAGGACATTTTGAACCCGGGGAAACAGTGGTCGTGATTGATGATATTTTAATTAGTGGGAAAAGCGCAATTGAAGGGGCAGAAAAAATAGAATCCCAAGGGTTGAACGTAGAAGATATTGTTGTCTTTATTGATCATGAAAAGGGCGTAAAAGATCGCTTAAAAGCAAAAGGATATCGTGCTCACTCTGTTCTGAAAATTTCCGAAATTAATCAAACGTTGTACGAAGCGGGAAGAATTAGTCAGCAACAATATCAACTATTGATTTACGAGTAA